Proteins co-encoded in one Prescottella sp. R16 genomic window:
- a CDS encoding NUDIX hydrolase encodes MSAAERSNRNRRSSRRRGSGTGSGAPHLRTVRETSAGGLVVDGLGGPHDKLCAALIGRTDRRGRLLWSLPKGHIEQGETAEQTAMREVAEETGIRGSVVASLGSIDYWFVTEGRRVHKTVHHYLMRSLGGELSDADIEVTEVAWVPLSELDSRLAYADERKLAEIAGQLIADMEHSPVGRTGAE; translated from the coding sequence GTGTCCGCCGCCGAACGTTCCAACCGCAACCGCCGCTCCTCGCGGCGTCGCGGTTCCGGCACGGGTTCCGGCGCACCACACCTGCGCACGGTGCGGGAAACGTCCGCCGGAGGACTGGTCGTCGACGGTCTCGGCGGGCCCCACGACAAACTGTGCGCCGCCCTCATCGGCCGCACCGACCGGCGCGGACGGCTGCTCTGGTCCCTCCCCAAGGGGCACATCGAGCAGGGCGAGACAGCCGAACAGACCGCGATGCGGGAAGTCGCCGAGGAGACCGGCATCCGCGGGTCCGTCGTCGCCTCCCTCGGCAGCATCGACTACTGGTTCGTCACCGAGGGCCGCCGCGTCCACAAGACCGTGCACCACTATCTGATGCGTTCCCTCGGCGGGGAACTGTCCGACGCCGACATCGAGGTCACCGAGGTGGCCTGGGTGCCACTGTCCGAACTGGACTCCCGCCTCGCGTACGCCGACGAACGCAAACTCGCGGAGATCGCCGGACAGCTCATCGCGGACATGGAGCACTCACCCGTCGGGAGGACCGGCGCGGAATGA